In Cellulomonas sp. JZ18, the DNA window GCGAACGCGGTCCTGCACGGCTGGGGGCACGTGGCGCTGCAGCTCTACGACACCGGCGACGGGCTGCGCATCGAGGTGGAGGACGCCAACCCGACGCCGCCCGTCACGACCGACGGCCACCCGGGGCGGGTCGGCGGGTTCGGGATGCAGATCGTCGAGCGGCTGTCCGACTGGGGCTGGCGCCAGTCGCGCGGCGGCAAGGTCGTGTGGGCGAAGGTGCGCCCGGGGGCGCTGCCGCGGCCGACGCGCGACGACGGCTGACGCGCGACGACGGCTGACCCGCGTCACGAGGCCGGCGCGCGGGTCCTCGGCGGACCGGCCGCCCCGCCCGCGCGGCCGTGCGGTCAGGCGGGCGCGTTCGCCCGGTCGGCCTCGGCGACGTCCTCGAGCGGGTCGCAGCGGTGCGACGTGTCGATGCGGAACAGGTCGAGCGCGCCGCAGATCTCCAGGACGAACAGGTCGCGCTCGGCGGCGCCGCGCAGCACCGTCGCCCCGCCGCGGCGGCGGCCGGAGTCGGCGAGCGAGATGAGGAAGGCCGCGCCGGTCGAGTCCATGAACGTGACCCGGCACATGTCGATCACGAGCAGCTGGCGGCGCAGACCGACGACCCGCGCGGTGACCTCGGGGAACTGGTCGCGCTCGGCGAGGTCGAGGTCGCCGGCGATGACGAGGGTCGTGGTCGTGGACGACGTCGAGATCTCGATCATGGTGCTCCGCAGCGACGGTGCCGACGGGGGAGGGGATCGGCCGCGGCACGGCCTGCTGGTCGGCCGTTCGACTGTAGCCGCGGTGCCGAGCGGTCGCACCTCGGCCCCGGGTGACTCCGCCGCCGACCACCGCGAGGGCGCGCGGTGGACGCCGCGCGATCCCGCACGTCTGCCCGGCGTCGCCCCGCGGGTGCAGACTGGCGGCATGGCGCACGAGAACCTGCTGGACGGTCCCGCACCCACGCACCTGCCCGCCGACGGCCCCGACGGCGCCGCCCGCACCGCGCTCGCCGTCGGTGAGGACCCGCGGGACGTCGCGCGCGTCGCGCCGGCCTCGTCGCTCGCCTGGGCGCTGCTCGCGGAGCGCGCGGACGACCCGGTGGACGCCTACGCGTACGCGCGCACCGGCTACCACCGCGGGCTGGACGCGCTGCGTCGCGCCGGCTGGCGCGGGCAGGGCCCGGTCCCGGCCGCACACGAGCCGAACCAGGGCTTCCTGCGGGCGCTCCTGGCGCTCGCCGAGGCCGCCGACGCGATCGGCGAGAGCGACGAGGCCGCGCGCTGCCGCCAGTTCCTCGTGGACTCGGGCACGTCCGTCGACGAGGTCCGCGCACTGCGCTGACCCCGCCGGGCGGGCGGGCGGCACCCGCGTCAGCGCCCTCCGGTACCCTTCCGGGTGGCCGCGGGTCACTGCCGCCCGCGCCCGGGTCACCCGCGCCGCGAGCCCGCTCGCGCCCGTCTGCGGGCGGAGCCGCACCGCAGGCAGCAGGAAGTGGTGATCTGCATGCCCGCCGTCGTGGTGCTCGGCGCCCAGTGGGGCGACGAGGGCAAGGGCAAGGCGACCGACCAGCTCGGCGACCGCACCGACTACGTCGTGAAGTTCAACGGCGGCAACAACGCCGGGCACACGGTCGTGATCGAGGGCGAGAAGTACGCGCTCCACCTGCTGCCGTCGGGCATCCTCACGCCGGGGGTCGTCCCGGTGATCGCCAACGGCGTCGTCGTCGACCTCGAGGTGCTGTTCGAGGAGATCGAGGCGCTCGAGGCGCGCGGGGTGGACACCTCGCGCCTGCTGGTGTCGTCTGCGGCGCACGTCATCGCGCCCTACCACCGGACGATGGACAAGGTCACCGAGCGCTTCCTCGGTAAGCGCCGCATCGGCACCACGGGCCGCGGCATCGGCCCGACGTACGCGGACAAGATCAACCGCGTCGGCATCCGCGTGCAGGACCTCTTCGACGAGAAGATCCTGCGGCAGAAGGTCGAGGGGGCGCTCGACCAGAAGAACCACCTGCTGGTGAAGGTGTACAACCGCCGCGCGATCACGGTCGACGAGACCGTCGACGAGCTGCTGCGTCACGCGGAGCGCCTGCGCCCGATGGTCGCCGACACGCCGCTCGTGCTGAACCGTGCGCTCGACGAGGGGAAGACCCTCGTGTTCGAGGCCGGGCAGGCCACGATGCTGGACGTCGACCACGGCACGTACCCGTTCGTCACGTCCTCGGCGTGCACCGCCGGCGGCGCGTGCACCGGCTCGGGCGTCGGCCCCACGCGCATCGACCGCGTCGTCGCGGTCGCCAAGGCGTACACGACGCGCGTCGGCGAGGGCCCGTTCCCGACGGAGCTGCTCGACGACGACGGCGAGTGGCTGCGGCAGACCGGCGGCGAGTTCGGCACCACCACCGGGCGGCCGCGCCGCACCGGCTGGTACGACGCCGTCGTCGTCCGCTACGCCTCGCTCGTCAACGGGCTCACGGACCTCGTCGTGACCAAGCTCGACGTGCTCACCGGCCGCGACCGGATCCCCGTCTGCG includes these proteins:
- a CDS encoding STAS domain-containing protein — translated: MIEISTSSTTTTLVIAGDLDLAERDQFPEVTARVVGLRRQLLVIDMCRVTFMDSTGAAFLISLADSGRRRGGATVLRGAAERDLFVLEICGALDLFRIDTSHRCDPLEDVAEADRANAPA
- a CDS encoding adenylosuccinate synthase; the protein is MPAVVVLGAQWGDEGKGKATDQLGDRTDYVVKFNGGNNAGHTVVIEGEKYALHLLPSGILTPGVVPVIANGVVVDLEVLFEEIEALEARGVDTSRLLVSSAAHVIAPYHRTMDKVTERFLGKRRIGTTGRGIGPTYADKINRVGIRVQDLFDEKILRQKVEGALDQKNHLLVKVYNRRAITVDETVDELLRHAERLRPMVADTPLVLNRALDEGKTLVFEAGQATMLDVDHGTYPFVTSSACTAGGACTGSGVGPTRIDRVVAVAKAYTTRVGEGPFPTELLDDDGEWLRQTGGEFGTTTGRPRRTGWYDAVVVRYASLVNGLTDLVVTKLDVLTGRDRIPVCVAYDVDGRRVEDMPVDQSDFHHAKPVYEYLDGWTEDISGARSMDDLPRNAQRYLQFLEDVSGTRISSVGVGPGREATIIRHELLA
- a CDS encoding DUF3151 domain-containing protein, with the translated sequence MAHENLLDGPAPTHLPADGPDGAARTALAVGEDPRDVARVAPASSLAWALLAERADDPVDAYAYARTGYHRGLDALRRAGWRGQGPVPAAHEPNQGFLRALLALAEAADAIGESDEAARCRQFLVDSGTSVDEVRALR